One window of the Dreissena polymorpha isolate Duluth1 chromosome 5, UMN_Dpol_1.0, whole genome shotgun sequence genome contains the following:
- the LOC127832121 gene encoding uncharacterized protein LOC127832121, translating into MDAYFPQCCFRSPNIQRLYQVEKMLIVSTNETSKWSLMDKSVLRHVKIQKHPKLAPMKICEVNVRGNQQPRLPPFRVVTGIRMSSQRMATVTRVTSKIMCAQECLHQVAPPCRTAQYD; encoded by the exons ATGGACGCATATTTTCCCCAGTGCTG TTTCAGAAGCCCAAACATTCAGAGGTTGTACCAGGTTGAGAAAATGCTGATTGTGTCCACAAACGAGACCAGCAAATGGAGCCTTATGGACAAAAGCGTGTTAAGACATGTCAAAATACAGAAGCACCCAAAACTCGCACCGATGAAAATCTGCGAGGTCAATGTCAGAGGAAACCAACAACCCAGACTCCCAC CTTTCCGTGTTGTGACTGGAATCCGTATGTCGAGTCAACGCATGGCAACCGTCACTAGGGTAACGTCCAAAATCATGTGCGCGCAAGAATGTCTACACCAGGTGGCGCCACCGTGCAGGACTGCACAATACGACTAG
- the LOC127832112 gene encoding uncharacterized protein LOC127832112 codes for MAQYTFAGLYGIRIHVQMLSLTTIEASCQGSMTSAIFYRKTATGNTFENIVKVVNDDTECETKTVLSKTAVQCLCKDRNQVRCVISEITFHYSDEWYCAIFTNGSLVNSDSVSMSKQDIILDVQEVSSITDATTTVEVSPTITDEMTKFNSIAAQTAGTVENVTETPKFDKNATVLFASVVGVGFVFIAAVISTSVFVYRKCATQSAVVKIRRTPIAMYITSISDCSPEIHTNARQGEPTTSPKNMEVLNYTDSLDGNSEPSSTESATSHYEIIPTQLQSGKSGSDDEPHINIRSSLADNTVSKECSGVEIHQGNIFQSVQIDTLADITLITDIAEGTEAIRKRGSDEFRYESLM; via the exons ATGGCCCAATACACATTTGCAGGTCTGTATGGCATACGAATTCATGTTCAAATGCTGAGTCTGACGACGATAGAAGCCTCGTGTCAAGGTTCGATGACGTCTGCTATATTCTATAGAAAAACGGCAACTGGTAACACTTTCGAAAACATCGTGAAAGTGGTCAATGACGACACTGAATGTGAAACTAAGACTGTATTATCAAAGACAGCAGTGCAATGTTTGTGTAAGGACAGAAACCAAGTTCGTTGCGTAATATCAGAAATTACGTTCCATTACTCCGATGAATGGTATTGTGCCATATTTACAAACGGAAGTCTTGTTAACAGCGATAGTGTGTCCATGTCAAAACAGG atataaTACTTGATGTACAAGAAGTTAGTAGTATAACTGATGCAACAACAACAGTCGAGGTATCCCCGACCATCACAGATGAGATGACAAAGTTCAACAGTATAGCCGCACAAACAGCAG GTACGGTCGAAAATGTGACGGAAACTCCAAAGT TTGACAAGAACGCAACCGTGTTATTCGCCAGTGTGGTCGGCGTCGGATTCGTTTTTATTGCAGCTGTTATTTCCACATCAGTGTTCGTGTACCGGAAGTGTGCCACGCAGTCTG CTGTCGTCAAAATTAGGCGAACTCCGATAGCGATGTATATTACATCGATAAGTGATTGTTCTCCTGAGATCCACACCAACGCTAGACAAGGTGAACCGACAACATCACCGAAAAACATGGAGGTGCTCAATTACACGGACTCTCTTGATGGCAATTCAGAACCGAGTTCTACGGAGTCAGCTACTAGCCACTACGAAATCATCCCAACGCAATTGCAATCAGGAAAGAGTGGATCTGACGATGAACCACACATAAACATCCGATCGAGTCTCGCAGATAACACGGTCAGCAAGGAATGTTCAGGCGTGGAGATTCACCAAGGAAACATTTTCCAATCAGTTCAGATTGATACTTTAGCAGATATTACTCTTATCACTG acaTCGCAGAAGGAACAGAAGCTATACGAAAAAGAGG GTCTGATGAATTCCGTTATGAGAGCCTAATGTGA